In Candidatus Poribacteria bacterium, the following proteins share a genomic window:
- a CDS encoding sigma-70 family RNA polymerase sigma factor, whose product MGKKGQSSYTHDILERCETNAYKYRYQLVQQALKKLPESERTIIVLCYLGEMAPKQIGNFLGVSANTIARRLQRAHKFLQKDEILLIQKVLGDAQVSGSVHENLMRQVPHIKSKSHSVRKRFFLTFLTILVIAIIVVSVLKLLNIT is encoded by the coding sequence ATGGGGAAGAAAGGACAATCTTCCTATACTCATGATATCTTGGAGCGGTGTGAGACAAATGCATACAAGTATCGCTATCAACTCGTGCAGCAAGCGTTGAAAAAACTGCCAGAGAGTGAGCGAACGATAATCGTCCTTTGTTACTTGGGTGAAATGGCACCTAAGCAGATAGGTAACTTCTTAGGTGTGTCAGCGAATACAATTGCACGTAGACTTCAGCGGGCGCACAAATTTTTACAAAAGGATGAGATACTCCTAATTCAAAAAGTGCTCGGTGACGCGCAGGTATCTGGAAGTGTACACGAGAACCTTATGCGACAAGTCCCGCACATAAAATCGAAATCTCATTCAGTTAGGAAGCGGTTCTTTCTTACTTTTTTAACAATTTTGGTAATCGCAATTATAGTTGTTTCAGTGCTCAAACTTCTAAATATCACCTAA
- a CDS encoding glycosyltransferase family 4 protein: MLVCPKSTAHLHKFRQDSRMYVADLSQCIVLEIDNIVWEILELCPSFSSEEIIDRLGRKYDADLVIEALDSLAVMEQRGILFSNFKRDTPALETKASGRLKILVLQRSAYATDITKATGGVSVAHHNLVKSLETYASLDIVSENDEVFKENVRGIRFQENDRSTLLKLMDSNYDGVLLESHPGKRFLFLLHYVDAPFIIPIYSARGHNGDGINSGLLWYAAMRPFDAFLVPTNSVSDLYGRFVCDKDIFHTIPLGVDANKFCPLEKQKAKNEVAKMLNKPEIATSPVVGFFSRFQPEKGAGIYIKIAKLLPHACFLLTAPTLNIYAHQELPPNLIYAPQQPRDQLARLLNAFDVYCFPSMVGEETFGLALLEAMACGIPPVVPKLDGLPEVVGDAGIVVPARAYDDEIGSFAGTVSPKVMADAINTLLTDEKARLALGEKARERALTFTWDKTAQNVIALFRRLKRIQQLENRYKPHFAISFAPSLNNRRRQIENQAILNNITTQKERPLMKDRYAQSIEEGLALALLRKHTRHEVEAVLHHLYGQNRSEAILEKVIGFQESMNG; this comes from the coding sequence ATGTTAGTATGTCCGAAATCTACCGCTCATCTACATAAATTCCGGCAGGACAGTCGTATGTATGTCGCTGACTTGAGTCAATGTATTGTATTGGAAATTGATAACATTGTCTGGGAGATTCTGGAACTATGCCCATCTTTTTCAAGTGAAGAGATCATAGACCGGCTTGGAAGAAAATACGACGCTGATTTAGTCATTGAGGCGTTAGATTCGCTGGCTGTAATGGAGCAGCGCGGGATTCTCTTCTCAAATTTCAAAAGGGATACACCGGCATTAGAGACAAAGGCTTCTGGAAGATTAAAGATCCTCGTCCTGCAAAGGAGTGCCTATGCGACTGATATTACAAAAGCAACAGGTGGGGTGTCGGTTGCACATCACAATCTCGTCAAATCTCTTGAAACTTATGCTTCTCTTGATATAGTAAGTGAAAACGACGAAGTATTTAAGGAGAATGTGCGAGGTATAAGATTCCAAGAAAACGATCGGTCTACTCTCTTAAAGTTGATGGATAGCAATTATGATGGTGTGCTGTTAGAAAGTCATCCAGGCAAGAGGTTTCTTTTTCTCCTACATTATGTTGACGCACCCTTTATTATCCCGATTTATTCTGCAAGAGGTCACAATGGCGATGGTATTAACTCGGGATTGCTTTGGTATGCGGCGATGCGTCCTTTTGATGCTTTTCTGGTTCCAACGAATTCAGTCAGCGATCTGTATGGTCGATTTGTCTGTGACAAGGATATTTTTCATACTATACCATTGGGAGTTGATGCTAACAAATTTTGCCCATTGGAGAAGCAGAAAGCCAAAAATGAAGTTGCGAAGATGCTGAACAAACCTGAGATTGCGACTTCACCGGTTGTCGGTTTTTTCTCAAGATTTCAACCTGAGAAAGGTGCCGGAATTTACATCAAGATTGCCAAGCTTCTGCCACATGCGTGTTTTCTGCTGACCGCGCCAACACTGAATATCTACGCACATCAGGAGTTACCTCCAAATCTGATTTATGCACCACAGCAACCAAGAGACCAACTTGCACGACTTCTGAATGCCTTTGATGTTTACTGTTTCCCGTCAATGGTGGGTGAAGAAACGTTTGGACTTGCGCTATTAGAAGCGATGGCTTGTGGGATACCACCGGTTGTCCCAAAACTTGATGGACTTCCTGAGGTTGTCGGCGATGCAGGAATTGTTGTGCCCGCGCGAGCTTATGATGATGAAATTGGGAGTTTCGCTGGAACGGTTTCACCGAAGGTAATGGCGGATGCGATCAATACCCTCCTCACCGATGAGAAGGCACGATTGGCGTTGGGAGAGAAAGCAAGAGAAAGAGCGTTGACTTTTACATGGGATAAAACCGCGCAGAATGTTATTGCGTTGTTTAGAAGACTGAAGCGAATTCAACAGTTAGAAAACCGATATAAACCACACTTCGCCATCTCTTTCGCTCCTTCCCTTAATAATCGTCGAAGACAGATTGAAAACCAAGCCATATTGAACAACATTACAACCCAAAAGGAAAGACCCCTAATGAAGGATCGCTATGCTCAATCCATAGAAGAGGGTTTGGCACTGGCACTTCTTAGAAAGCACACCCGACATGAGGTCGAGGCGGTGTTACATCATTTATATGGCCAAAATAGATCCGAGGCGATTCTCGAAAAGGTTATTGGTTTTCAGGAATCCATGAACGGATAG
- a CDS encoding sigma-70 family RNA polymerase sigma factor: MLEDDVKLIHRILSGDDSAFNILVERHQKGVHALIWRKIGDFHYAEELTQDVFLQVYKKLGTLKDPKSFAGWLYVIAHRLTLNWIQRHKPAMQSLEDTSLEEIDESSYTHYLTETHETETAEHRSEVVKSLLEKLPESERTVLTLHYLSEMTTKEIGNFLGVSVNTIKSRLRRGRERLQEAESLVSEVLGSVQLPADLTARIMRQVADINPAVPPAGKPLVPWLSFGAATILVMFLLGASYQYFARFQKPYSFEAASEPTIEIVDAPIVLDVISKPSIQNRFGRAILPGKSIGAGAQFSEVTLRTYSEEDLRTFSTTQWGQIDSPPSGKVHDIYTVSDGTTFAISREGMYKLETEATTWRYLSTSIPIDKSLMPMVENRGTLYIVSTNEIFASVDKGETWRAFCVRPKGDTVGFIIIDAIEDPNIESDIIMYLALRDEGIFRSIDGGIEWESLNDGLGSERISAIIAVGKTVFTGTNRGLYRLDSSIWRKLPVDTSKSVYSLAVLNRNLYVGMGPDLVGLTPMDASSIMPRSEPSSGRIYRSIDLGASWTEITPKYRPSALPSGVKLLVTDETLLALGATNLCSMDGGDTWTNLGIDTNLYMLNSLPAAAVNDETFYKVGAFGIHRTTDGGESWHIFMDGVLGTRIYDLVVFNNRLYAYTTYEVYQSINQGMSWKKVRIGTEEVSRKSVKDDGAYIYANLYAKFVIDSGMLYFISPEKNHLHIFRLSGEGNTMIPVQDVPAIDSEIMGEDRLTKAALPPIEKWTRVEAFAISGDVFYAGYNRRLFKWKFGDSAWKDTGLVDIVKPSHDNFFDEGFKLAVSGKILYVGQGHGRLFQSLDEGSNWRDVTPNLPLHFTSFKEIVFVGSTVYVATDTGVLVSETGEHWRVIMDRSGTPIIINHFTMNHFAVTGPRVYGAGDMGIYGLDTDGRWRQFASEVPGEVVSLNIINSRLYSATKDRGIFQISLAEE; this comes from the coding sequence ATGTTAGAAGACGATGTTAAATTAATACACAGGATATTATCAGGTGATGATTCGGCATTCAACATCTTGGTCGAAAGGCATCAAAAGGGGGTTCACGCGCTTATCTGGCGAAAGATAGGAGATTTTCACTATGCCGAAGAACTAACCCAAGATGTTTTTCTCCAAGTATACAAAAAACTTGGGACCTTGAAAGATCCTAAGTCCTTTGCAGGATGGTTGTATGTGATTGCGCATCGACTGACACTTAATTGGATTCAGAGGCATAAACCGGCGATGCAGTCGCTGGAAGATACATCCTTGGAAGAGATAGATGAATCCTCCTATACGCATTATTTGACAGAGACACACGAGACAGAAACCGCTGAGCATCGTTCTGAGGTTGTCAAATCACTTTTGGAAAAACTGCCGGAAAGCGAACGGACAGTGTTGACCCTTCACTATCTCAGCGAGATGACGACGAAGGAGATAGGTAACTTTTTAGGTGTGTCGGTAAACACAATTAAAAGTCGTCTGCGTCGAGGGCGCGAACGCCTACAGGAAGCAGAATCCTTGGTGAGCGAAGTGCTCGGAAGCGTACAGTTACCTGCTGATTTAACAGCGCGGATTATGCGGCAAGTCGCCGATATTAACCCGGCAGTTCCACCGGCTGGCAAACCGTTAGTACCGTGGCTATCTTTCGGCGCGGCAACAATTTTGGTTATGTTCCTGCTGGGTGCGAGTTATCAATATTTTGCCCGCTTCCAAAAGCCGTATAGTTTTGAAGCAGCATCGGAACCTACGATTGAGATTGTTGATGCACCGATCGTTCTTGATGTTATATCAAAGCCATCTATACAAAACCGGTTTGGTCGAGCTATTCTACCTGGGAAAAGTATAGGTGCTGGGGCACAGTTTTCTGAGGTAACACTAAGGACATACTCTGAAGAAGATCTACGCACGTTTTCTACTACGCAGTGGGGACAAATAGATAGTCCTCCTAGTGGTAAGGTGCACGATATTTACACCGTTTCTGATGGGACTACCTTTGCTATTTCAAGAGAGGGCATGTACAAATTAGAGACAGAGGCAACCACATGGCGGTATCTGAGCACGAGTATTCCGATAGATAAATCCCTGATGCCGATGGTGGAGAATCGCGGAACCCTCTATATTGTTTCTACAAATGAAATATTTGCGTCAGTAGATAAAGGTGAGACATGGCGTGCGTTTTGTGTCCGACCAAAGGGTGATACTGTTGGATTCATCATCATTGATGCGATAGAAGATCCAAACATAGAATCAGATATCATAATGTATCTCGCGCTTAGGGATGAGGGGATTTTCCGATCCATAGACGGCGGAATTGAGTGGGAATCACTTAACGATGGCTTAGGAAGTGAAAGGATTTCAGCAATCATCGCTGTTGGGAAGACGGTGTTTACCGGTACCAACCGCGGTCTCTATCGTCTGGATTCAAGTATTTGGAGGAAATTACCAGTAGACACATCAAAATCTGTCTACTCCTTGGCAGTGCTTAATAGGAATCTCTACGTTGGAATGGGACCCGATCTAGTTGGATTAACGCCAATGGATGCAAGTTCAATAATGCCAAGGAGTGAACCGAGTTCAGGTAGGATTTATCGATCAATTGACTTGGGAGCATCATGGACTGAGATAACACCTAAATATCGTCCATCAGCACTCCCATCGGGTGTAAAACTTTTGGTGACAGATGAAACGCTCTTAGCACTCGGTGCCACGAATTTATGTTCAATGGATGGCGGCGACACTTGGACAAATCTTGGAATTGACACGAATTTATACATGCTCAATAGTTTACCCGCTGCGGCGGTGAACGATGAGACGTTTTACAAAGTTGGTGCTTTCGGTATTCATCGCACAACGGATGGTGGCGAATCGTGGCATATATTTATGGACGGAGTGCTGGGAACAAGGATATATGATTTAGTTGTGTTCAACAATAGGCTATACGCATATACTACCTATGAGGTATATCAATCGATCAACCAAGGCATGTCTTGGAAAAAAGTCCGTATTGGTACTGAAGAGGTCTCTCGTAAATCAGTGAAAGATGATGGTGCTTATATTTATGCCAATCTCTATGCAAAGTTTGTGATTGATAGTGGGATGCTCTATTTTATTTCCCCTGAAAAAAATCACTTGCACATTTTCCGTTTATCTGGAGAAGGTAATACGATGATTCCAGTTCAAGATGTCCCTGCTATTGATAGTGAGATAATGGGTGAAGATCGCTTGACAAAGGCTGCATTGCCTCCTATTGAGAAATGGACGAGAGTCGAGGCGTTTGCAATTAGCGGTGATGTGTTCTATGCGGGATACAATCGTAGACTTTTTAAATGGAAATTTGGTGATTCAGCGTGGAAGGACACAGGGTTAGTAGACATTGTTAAGCCGTCTCATGACAATTTCTTCGATGAGGGATTTAAGTTAGCCGTTTCGGGAAAGATACTCTATGTCGGGCAAGGGCACGGTAGACTGTTTCAATCGCTTGACGAAGGAAGTAATTGGAGGGATGTTACACCCAATCTACCACTTCACTTTACTTCGTTCAAAGAGATCGTTTTTGTGGGATCAACGGTTTACGTCGCGACAGACACAGGGGTCTTAGTTTCAGAAACTGGGGAACACTGGCGCGTAATAATGGATAGGTCAGGTACACCTATTATTATAAACCACTTTACTATGAATCATTTCGCTGTGACGGGTCCCAGAGTTTACGGTGCTGGAGATATGGGGATTTATGGGTTGGATACTGATGGACGCTGGAGACAGTTTGCTTCAGAAGTGCCAGGTGAAGTTGTCTCTCTTAATATAATTAACAGCAGACTCTATAGTGCCACTAAAGATCGCGGAATATTTCAGATATCGCTTGCGGAGGAATAA